A single genomic interval of Gemmatimonadaceae bacterium harbors:
- a CDS encoding transglycosylase SLT domain-containing protein translates to MHRAATANAEPAVTESRASMFSLGDSRKLRSELTSTQGELSLLRAQIERADKVIEYSTQYAIPAGLAGKVFDASLREGIDPELAFRLVRLESEFNARAVSKTGAIGLTQLMPSTAVQFDKTATRDKLFVAELNLKIGLHYLRTLLDMYKGDVRLALLAYNRGEDAVWRDVRAGVNPGNGYDRMVIGDYKGKGIIQ, encoded by the coding sequence GTGCATCGCGCGGCCACGGCGAACGCCGAGCCTGCGGTGACCGAGAGCCGAGCGTCGATGTTCTCGCTCGGGGACTCTCGGAAGCTGCGCTCCGAGCTTACCTCGACTCAGGGCGAATTATCGCTGCTCCGTGCCCAGATCGAGCGGGCGGACAAGGTCATTGAGTATTCCACCCAGTACGCGATCCCGGCCGGCCTGGCCGGCAAGGTATTCGACGCCTCGCTCCGCGAGGGTATCGACCCCGAGCTCGCATTCCGGCTGGTTCGGCTCGAGAGTGAGTTCAATGCTCGGGCGGTCAGCAAGACCGGCGCGATCGGTCTGACGCAGCTGATGCCCAGCACGGCCGTGCAGTTCGACAAGACGGCCACGCGCGACAAACTGTTCGTGGCCGAACTGAATCTGAAGATTGGGCTCCATTACCTTCGCACGCTGCTAGACATGTACAAGGGCGACGTGCGCCTCGCCCTGCTGGCCTACAATCGCGGCGAAGACGCGGTCTGGCGCGACGTTCGGGCCGGGGTGAACCCCGGGAACGGGTACGACCGGATGGTGATCGGCGATTACAAGGGAAAAGGGATTATTCAGTAG
- a CDS encoding P1 family peptidase: protein MRRYGQASSSLTMLNHAISLSTVLAMTALSTQAPAQTAQRARARDLGVKPGVFAPGRLNAITDVAGVRVGQTTVVQGDNVRTGVTAILPHPGNVFTERVPAALHVGNGFGKITGATQLHELGELETPLLLTCTLCVWKAADAMVDWMLAQPGMANVRSINPVVAETNDGTLNDIRSRPITAEQVRAALSSASAGPVAEGSVGAGTGTVAFGWKGGIGTSSRVLPQSLGGWTLGVLVQTNFGGILQVLGAPVGKELGQYAFQRDAQSPGDRGDGSCVIVIATDAPLSDRNLERVAARAIMGLARTGSSASNGSGDYALAFSTNEKVRRAVNATRLTTEELANEQMSGLFEAAVEATEEAIYNSLFEATTTTGNGHTVQAIPLDRVREVLVKYNVARR from the coding sequence ATGCGGCGATACGGTCAGGCGTCATCATCCCTCACGATGCTGAACCACGCCATTTCGCTCTCGACGGTCCTCGCGATGACCGCACTCTCGACGCAAGCTCCCGCTCAAACCGCGCAGCGCGCCCGGGCGCGCGACCTCGGCGTGAAGCCCGGGGTGTTCGCGCCGGGACGGCTCAACGCCATCACCGACGTTGCCGGCGTGCGGGTTGGACAGACGACGGTCGTGCAGGGCGACAATGTTCGAACCGGCGTGACCGCCATTCTACCGCACCCCGGGAATGTGTTCACCGAGCGCGTGCCGGCGGCGCTCCACGTCGGAAACGGCTTTGGCAAGATCACTGGCGCGACGCAGCTGCACGAGCTTGGCGAGCTCGAGACGCCGCTCTTGCTCACGTGCACGTTGTGCGTGTGGAAGGCCGCGGACGCCATGGTCGACTGGATGCTCGCACAGCCGGGCATGGCGAACGTTCGCTCCATCAATCCCGTCGTCGCCGAGACGAACGACGGTACGCTCAACGACATCCGCTCGCGGCCGATCACGGCGGAGCAGGTGCGCGCGGCGCTCAGCTCGGCTTCCGCGGGGCCGGTTGCGGAGGGAAGCGTTGGCGCGGGAACGGGAACGGTGGCGTTCGGCTGGAAGGGAGGAATCGGCACGTCGTCGCGCGTGCTTCCTCAATCGCTCGGCGGTTGGACGCTCGGCGTGCTGGTGCAAACAAACTTCGGCGGCATCCTCCAAGTATTGGGCGCGCCGGTTGGGAAAGAGCTCGGGCAGTACGCGTTTCAGCGGGACGCGCAATCGCCCGGCGATCGCGGCGACGGATCATGCGTGATAGTCATCGCCACGGACGCGCCGCTCTCGGACCGTAACCTCGAGCGTGTCGCGGCGCGGGCGATCATGGGCTTGGCGCGAACGGGCTCGTCCGCGTCGAACGGATCCGGTGACTACGCGTTGGCGTTCTCGACGAACGAGAAGGTCCGCCGCGCGGTGAACGCGACTCGTCTCACGACCGAGGAGCTGGCGAACGAGCAGATGTCGGGCTTGTTCGAGGCAGCGGTCGAGGCCACGGAAGAAGCGATCTACAACTCACTGTTCGAGGCGACGACGACGACGGGGAACGGACACACGGTTCAGGCGATTCCGCTCGATCGCGTGCGCGAGGTGCTCGTCAAGTACAACGTCGCTCGTCGCTAG
- a CDS encoding superoxide dismutase family protein — MSRFRRSLVWPLSAAIIGCWTPWSPGPYPTGHAVPPPPSSSPAPPPTRSAVAPSGARATAVIHDASGRRVGSVAFSETYAGLLVRGEVADLGVGAHGIHIHAVGKCEPPFSSAGGHYNPEQRAHGFNNQHGHHLGDLPNIVTPAAGKLNFEFIVPGILLAGPTGMLRTDGASVVIHASADDYLTDPAGNSGARLACGVITPAP; from the coding sequence GTGTCGAGATTTCGTCGTTCTTTGGTTTGGCCGCTCTCCGCCGCGATCATTGGCTGCTGGACGCCCTGGTCCCCTGGGCCGTATCCCACGGGCCACGCCGTGCCGCCGCCTCCGTCGTCCTCACCGGCGCCGCCACCGACGCGGAGCGCGGTCGCGCCATCGGGCGCGAGGGCGACCGCGGTGATCCACGACGCGTCCGGGCGACGCGTCGGCAGCGTGGCGTTCAGCGAGACGTACGCGGGACTTCTCGTTCGCGGAGAGGTGGCCGATCTCGGCGTCGGTGCCCACGGCATTCACATTCACGCGGTCGGAAAATGCGAGCCGCCATTCTCGAGCGCCGGCGGTCACTACAACCCCGAGCAGCGCGCGCACGGGTTCAACAATCAGCATGGCCACCATTTGGGCGACTTGCCCAACATCGTAACTCCGGCCGCTGGTAAGCTGAACTTCGAGTTCATCGTGCCCGGCATCCTGCTCGCCGGACCCACCGGCATGCTCCGCACCGACGGCGCGTCGGTCGTCATTCACGCCAGCGCCGACGACTATCTCACCGATCCGGCGGGAAACTCGGGAGCGCGTCTGGCCTGCGGCGTGATCACGCCCGCGCCGTAG
- a CDS encoding DUF4097 family beta strand repeat-containing protein — MTNLRLSIRAIAFGAIVASIPGAATGQTEHRALTGERVAVYNLAGRVRVQAATGAQVTVDVTRGGRDAAKLKLETGDVRGWNALRVVYPSDRIVYPEWQSRGRTQIHVNADGTFDDDSNWRDRDRVEIRSSGDGLEAHADITIGVPKGQRIYVHWGVGDATVSNVDGDLRVGVASASLTSEHTRGRLLLDTGSGSVSVTDAQGEVKLDTGSGGVTIDGVKGETLDIDTGSGSVRGQNIDSKMLKIDVGSGGVSLDRISSGRVTVDAGSGRTELGFVQPVEDLAIDAGSGGVTLRLPAAQGADVDIETGSGGIDSDFAVQTTRLSRNHLRGQIGDGKARIKIESGSGTVRLIKN; from the coding sequence ATGACCAACCTCCGTCTTTCCATTCGCGCGATCGCCTTCGGCGCGATCGTCGCGTCGATCCCCGGCGCGGCGACGGGACAAACCGAGCATCGCGCCCTCACGGGCGAACGCGTCGCGGTGTACAACCTCGCCGGCCGCGTTCGGGTGCAAGCCGCGACGGGCGCTCAGGTCACGGTGGACGTCACTCGCGGAGGTCGCGACGCGGCCAAGCTCAAACTCGAGACGGGCGACGTTCGAGGGTGGAACGCGCTTCGCGTCGTGTACCCCTCGGACCGCATCGTGTATCCGGAGTGGCAGTCGCGCGGCCGTACGCAGATTCACGTAAATGCCGACGGCACGTTCGACGACGATTCGAACTGGCGCGACCGCGACCGCGTGGAGATCCGCAGCTCGGGCGACGGTCTCGAAGCCCACGCCGACATCACCATCGGGGTTCCGAAGGGACAGCGGATCTATGTGCACTGGGGCGTCGGTGACGCGACCGTCTCCAACGTAGACGGAGACCTCCGCGTCGGCGTCGCCTCGGCGTCGCTGACGTCCGAACACACGCGCGGCCGGTTGTTGCTCGACACCGGCTCGGGCAGCGTGTCGGTGACCGACGCGCAAGGCGAAGTGAAGCTGGACACCGGTTCGGGCGGCGTGACGATCGACGGCGTCAAGGGAGAGACCTTGGACATCGACACCGGCTCCGGCTCGGTGCGCGGCCAGAACATCGATTCGAAAATGCTCAAGATCGACGTCGGGTCGGGCGGAGTGTCGCTCGATCGCATCAGCTCCGGCCGAGTGACGGTCGACGCCGGCAGCGGGCGCACGGAACTAGGATTCGTTCAGCCCGTCGAGGACCTGGCGATCGACGCGGGCTCCGGCGGCGTCACGCTTCGCCTGCCCGCGGCCCAGGGCGCCGACGTCGACATCGAGACCGGCAGCGGCGGAATCGACAGCGACTTCGCCGTGCAGACGACGCGCCTCTCGCGAAACCACCTGCGCGGTCAGATCGGCGACGGCAAAGCGCGCATCAAGATCGAGAGCGGCTCGGGAACGGTTCGGCTGATCAAGAACTGA
- a CDS encoding BREX system ATP-binding domain-containing protein has translation MPNPTRRPRSIAPGQHVSPRPSLVGRADELNKLFAALTAADSGGGSSVFVVGESGIGKTKLVEALGEHAARRGFATAIGRAYPVETGVPYAVFSDAMMPLLRGIEPPVLTLLTRGGTAELAQLFPALGSADRPASPLRGDPAEVKSRVLWNFTQLLSRLASKKPLLLVLENLQWADSASLEMLHFVARQIGGERILLVGTHNDPDLRGNSALRAAERSLRGLKGAQRLRLQPLGVDDVIALLEQRFGAERARVADFAERLHRWTGGNAFFVDETVTALVQSGQLREAHGSWTGWDVEDLHVPATIREAVLARVADLSTEARRLADVAAVLGAEATHAELAAVSELDNDALIAAIDELRAADVLAERQRGDDIVYDFSHPLLQETLYSEIGLARTRALHGTIAETLERLYGNRAMAHSGRLAFHYARTDTRRLADKAVQYLRAAGRDASAKHANREAADYLTTALELARGAAASGADADDVVFELARVRQRLGDYDGALELWKRALAAASARGDVAKVGSIERNMGLASYWSGAFDQAIAHFDAAIAAARAAGERSLEARVLLPKASCLQALGRTEDAAREIQSAVAIANEENEPGLLARAHRALLLHYLWTGPADQARESGGRAIAIAESAENRNLGVAWSAHWALAMLGGLTGNAEEARLHLADAQRLADEAHSPLFRVWTAEVEIEYAAGIGEWEHAVSLAERTIPLARALGQRTLVPRLLVWLGLLHFGRGDIERGRECVDEAWELSGAADPTAPGRDVYGTVPAHIGRAGYHLARRENAEAIEIGERGLRIADQSGYVVWAIHRLMPIIAEASLWAADHKRARAVAARLRQQSAILGQRLGLAWADACDAVSELLVGDTERALEQLRGATEALEAIPYVADAARLRRQLASALARTGDREGATRELRRAHEVFARLGAEKELSETREQLRELGARPPARSITQGMAGLTGREVEIVRLVAARRSNKEIGAALGISARTASTHLSNIFTKLGVESRGELADRAREAGIGGMGAGDVSS, from the coding sequence GTGCCGAATCCCACCCGCCGGCCGCGAAGTATTGCGCCCGGACAGCACGTTTCCCCCCGTCCATCACTCGTCGGCCGCGCGGATGAGCTCAACAAGCTCTTCGCGGCGCTGACTGCGGCCGATTCCGGCGGCGGATCGAGCGTCTTCGTCGTCGGCGAAAGCGGCATCGGAAAAACGAAGCTGGTCGAGGCGCTCGGCGAGCACGCCGCGCGGCGCGGATTCGCCACGGCGATCGGCCGCGCGTATCCCGTCGAGACGGGCGTTCCCTACGCCGTCTTCTCCGACGCGATGATGCCGCTCCTGCGCGGCATCGAGCCGCCGGTGCTCACGCTGCTCACGCGCGGCGGCACCGCGGAGCTCGCACAGCTCTTTCCGGCGCTCGGCAGCGCCGACCGGCCGGCGTCGCCGCTGCGCGGCGATCCAGCCGAGGTGAAGTCTCGCGTTCTCTGGAACTTCACGCAGCTGCTGTCCCGCCTCGCGTCGAAGAAGCCGCTGCTCCTCGTGCTCGAGAACCTGCAGTGGGCAGACAGCGCGTCGCTCGAGATGCTTCACTTCGTCGCGAGGCAGATCGGCGGCGAGCGGATCCTGCTCGTCGGCACGCACAACGATCCGGATCTTCGAGGGAACTCGGCTCTTCGCGCCGCGGAGCGTTCGCTGCGCGGGCTCAAGGGGGCGCAACGACTCCGACTGCAGCCGCTGGGGGTCGACGACGTCATCGCGCTGCTCGAGCAGCGATTCGGCGCCGAGCGCGCGCGCGTCGCGGACTTCGCCGAGCGCCTCCACCGGTGGACGGGAGGCAACGCGTTCTTCGTCGACGAAACCGTCACCGCGCTCGTGCAAAGCGGACAGCTTCGCGAGGCGCACGGGTCGTGGACGGGGTGGGACGTCGAGGATCTGCACGTGCCCGCCACGATTCGCGAGGCGGTGCTCGCGCGCGTCGCCGATCTGTCGACGGAAGCAAGGCGACTCGCCGACGTCGCCGCGGTACTCGGCGCCGAGGCGACACACGCCGAGCTTGCCGCGGTGAGTGAGCTCGACAACGACGCGCTGATCGCCGCGATCGACGAGTTGCGAGCCGCCGACGTTTTGGCGGAGCGCCAGCGCGGCGACGACATCGTGTACGACTTCTCGCACCCGCTGCTGCAAGAAACGCTGTACTCCGAGATCGGCTTGGCCCGCACGCGCGCGCTCCATGGGACGATTGCCGAGACACTCGAGAGGCTCTACGGCAACCGGGCGATGGCGCACTCGGGTCGCTTGGCGTTTCACTACGCGCGCACCGACACGCGTCGTCTCGCCGACAAGGCGGTGCAATATCTGCGGGCCGCCGGTCGCGACGCCTCGGCGAAGCACGCCAATCGCGAGGCCGCCGACTATCTGACCACGGCCCTCGAGCTCGCGCGCGGCGCCGCCGCGAGCGGCGCGGACGCCGACGACGTCGTGTTCGAGCTGGCTCGTGTGCGGCAACGCCTCGGCGACTACGACGGCGCGCTCGAGCTCTGGAAGCGCGCACTGGCGGCCGCGTCGGCCAGAGGCGACGTCGCGAAAGTGGGGTCGATCGAACGCAACATGGGCCTCGCCAGTTATTGGAGCGGCGCGTTCGACCAAGCGATCGCGCACTTCGATGCCGCCATCGCCGCAGCGCGAGCGGCGGGCGAGCGTTCACTCGAAGCGCGGGTGCTTCTTCCGAAGGCGAGCTGCCTGCAAGCGCTCGGCAGAACCGAGGACGCGGCGCGCGAGATTCAATCCGCCGTCGCGATCGCGAACGAGGAGAATGAACCGGGGCTGTTGGCGCGCGCGCATCGGGCGCTGCTTCTTCACTACTTGTGGACCGGGCCGGCCGATCAGGCGCGCGAGAGCGGTGGGCGCGCGATCGCGATCGCGGAATCGGCCGAGAACCGAAACTTGGGGGTCGCGTGGTCGGCGCACTGGGCGCTGGCAATGCTCGGCGGTCTCACGGGAAACGCCGAGGAAGCCCGTCTGCACCTTGCCGACGCTCAGCGGTTGGCCGATGAAGCCCACTCCCCGCTGTTTCGAGTGTGGACCGCCGAGGTAGAGATCGAGTACGCGGCCGGCATCGGCGAGTGGGAGCACGCCGTCTCGCTCGCCGAGCGGACGATACCTCTCGCACGAGCGCTCGGTCAGCGCACGCTGGTGCCGCGTCTTCTCGTGTGGCTCGGACTGCTCCACTTCGGCCGGGGCGACATCGAGCGCGGACGTGAGTGCGTGGACGAGGCGTGGGAGCTGTCCGGCGCCGCCGATCCCACGGCGCCTGGTCGAGATGTGTACGGCACCGTGCCCGCCCACATCGGCAGGGCGGGCTACCATCTCGCGAGGCGCGAGAACGCCGAGGCGATCGAAATCGGCGAGCGCGGTCTACGCATCGCCGACCAGTCGGGCTACGTCGTGTGGGCGATTCACCGACTCATGCCGATCATCGCCGAGGCGTCGTTGTGGGCCGCGGACCACAAACGCGCGCGAGCAGTCGCGGCGCGCTTGCGCCAGCAGTCGGCGATACTCGGCCAGCGGCTCGGGCTCGCGTGGGCGGACGCGTGCGACGCGGTCAGCGAGCTGTTGGTCGGCGACACGGAGCGCGCGCTCGAGCAACTGCGCGGCGCGACGGAAGCCCTCGAAGCGATTCCTTACGTGGCCGACGCCGCTCGACTGCGGCGCCAGCTGGCGAGCGCGCTCGCGCGGACCGGCGATCGCGAGGGCGCAACGCGCGAGCTTCGACGCGCCCACGAAGTCTTCGCGCGGCTCGGCGCGGAGAAAGAGCTCAGCGAGACACGCGAGCAGCTCCGCGAGCTCGGCGCGCGCCCGCCGGCGCGCAGCATCACCCAAGGGATGGCGGGACTCACCGGCCGCGAGGTGGAGATCGTCCGCCTCGTCGCGGCGCGCCGATCCAACAAAGAGATCGGCGCGGCGCTCGGCATTTCCGCGCGCACGGCGAGCACGCACCTGTCGAACATCTTCACCAAGCTCGGCGTCGAGTCGCGAGGCGAGCTCGCCGACCGCGCGCGCGAAGCGGGGATCGGCGGAATGGGCGCCGGCGACGTCAGTTCTTGA
- the moaC gene encoding cyclic pyranopterin monophosphate synthase MoaC has product MNDKLSHVDDSGAARMVDVSGKPETHRRARATGSIRMRAATLKAIVNAEVKKGDVLGVARVAGVMAAKRTAELIPLCHPLSLDDIQVSLVPDDSLPGIRAEASVATTGRTGAEMEALTSVTVALLTVYDMAKGLDRGMEISDISLASKSGGVGGEYARVDGTSSAT; this is encoded by the coding sequence ATGAACGACAAGCTCTCGCACGTCGACGACTCCGGCGCGGCGCGAATGGTCGATGTCTCGGGAAAACCGGAGACGCATCGTCGGGCCCGAGCGACGGGCTCGATCCGCATGCGCGCCGCGACGCTCAAAGCGATCGTCAACGCCGAGGTGAAGAAGGGAGATGTCCTCGGCGTGGCCCGCGTGGCGGGCGTGATGGCGGCGAAACGGACGGCCGAACTGATCCCACTGTGCCATCCCCTCAGCCTCGACGACATCCAAGTCTCGCTCGTTCCGGACGACTCGCTTCCCGGCATACGAGCCGAGGCATCGGTGGCGACGACTGGTCGAACTGGGGCTGAAATGGAGGCCCTTACATCGGTCACGGTGGCTCTCTTAACGGTCTACGATATGGCGAAAGGCTTGGACCGTGGCATGGAAATTTCCGATATATCGTTGGCCTCAAAGTCAGGTGGAGTCGGTGGCGAATACGCAAGAGTTGATGGCACGAGCTCTGCCACCTAA
- a CDS encoding transcriptional regulator: protein MGKPQPRRGGGRAERPEPAEKKPQLAPVRGKAPDQGPLAFDRLIHERLRLGIVSALAVNESLTFNDLKKLNRTTDGNLSVHARKLEEANYITCTKSFEGRVPRTRYSITPVGRRALERYLDHMEALIRLTRDR, encoded by the coding sequence GTGGGTAAGCCGCAACCGCGACGTGGTGGAGGACGCGCGGAGCGCCCGGAACCCGCGGAGAAAAAGCCGCAGCTGGCCCCGGTGCGCGGCAAGGCGCCGGATCAGGGTCCGCTCGCGTTCGATCGGTTGATTCACGAGCGCCTGCGTCTCGGGATCGTGAGCGCGTTGGCGGTGAACGAGAGTCTGACGTTCAACGACCTCAAAAAGCTCAACCGCACGACGGATGGGAATCTGAGCGTCCACGCGCGCAAGCTCGAGGAAGCCAATTACATCACGTGCACGAAGTCGTTCGAGGGACGGGTGCCGCGCACGCGGTATTCGATCACCCCCGTTGGACGCCGTGCCCTCGAGCGGTACCTCGACCACATGGAAGCCTTAATCCGGCTAACGCGCGACCGGTAA
- a CDS encoding aminotransferase class I/II-fold pyridoxal phosphate-dependent enzyme encodes MQIADFTLERYFARWEFAVRHVLCASDVEPYRLPELLHLADDDSRRRWESLSLGYTESQGLPALREEIASLYEGLTADDVLTFAGAEEAVFLAMHATLGPGDHAVVAWPAYQSLYEVARAIGADVTLVPLNPADWSLDVDAVAAAMRPTTRIIVVNSPHSPTGAQLAPEQLSRLVSIAELHAAWLFSDEVYRFLEHTAPALPPAASLSPRALSLGVMSKAFGLAGLRIGWVALRDRSLRAKLASLKDYTTICNSAPSEVLSLVALRSRDRVLARSRGIIEKNLSVLDTFFAAHSEQLSWVRPRAGSVCFPKLAGQGIDDFAATLVQREGVLLLPASQFGYPGNHFRLGYGRSDMPQALEGLARHLRTN; translated from the coding sequence GTGCAGATCGCGGACTTCACGCTCGAGCGCTATTTCGCCCGCTGGGAGTTCGCGGTCCGCCATGTGCTCTGCGCGTCGGATGTCGAGCCGTATCGGCTGCCCGAGCTGCTCCACCTCGCCGACGACGATTCCCGACGGCGTTGGGAATCGCTGAGTCTCGGATACACGGAATCACAAGGACTGCCCGCGCTGCGCGAGGAAATTGCCTCGCTCTATGAAGGCCTCACCGCCGACGACGTGCTCACGTTCGCCGGCGCCGAGGAGGCGGTGTTTCTCGCGATGCACGCGACACTTGGCCCAGGCGACCACGCCGTCGTCGCCTGGCCCGCCTATCAATCGTTGTACGAGGTCGCGCGAGCCATCGGCGCCGACGTGACGCTGGTTCCCTTGAACCCGGCCGATTGGTCGCTCGACGTCGACGCGGTCGCCGCCGCCATGCGGCCGACGACTCGCATCATCGTCGTGAACTCGCCGCACAGCCCGACCGGCGCGCAGCTCGCCCCCGAGCAGTTGTCTCGACTCGTCTCGATCGCCGAGTTGCACGCAGCGTGGCTCTTTTCCGACGAGGTGTACCGCTTTCTCGAGCACACCGCCCCCGCCCTTCCGCCGGCCGCCTCGCTGTCGCCCCGGGCATTGAGTCTCGGCGTCATGTCGAAGGCCTTCGGGTTGGCCGGCCTACGCATCGGCTGGGTCGCATTGCGCGATCGGTCGCTCAGAGCGAAGCTCGCCTCGCTCAAGGACTACACGACGATTTGCAATTCCGCTCCGAGCGAGGTGTTGTCGCTCGTCGCGCTGCGCTCGCGCGACCGCGTGCTGGCCCGCTCTCGCGGAATCATCGAGAAGAATCTCTCCGTGCTCGACACGTTTTTCGCCGCACACTCGGAGCAGCTGTCTTGGGTTCGGCCGCGCGCCGGGAGCGTCTGCTTTCCGAAGCTGGCCGGCCAAGGCATCGACGACTTCGCCGCGACACTGGTTCAGCGCGAGGGCGTACTGCTCCTGCCCGCGTCGCAGTTCGGCTACCCGGGGAATCATTTTCGGCTGGGCTACGGCCGCAGCGACATGCCGCAAGCGCTGGAAGGCCTCGCGCGCCACCTTCGCACCAACTAG
- the purK gene encoding 5-(carboxyamino)imidazole ribonucleotide synthase, translating into MIPPGSTIGILGGGQLGRMTAMAARTLGYHVHVLDPDANCAASAVADRVVAGKFDDADAAADLARQCDVVTLEIEQIGADALAAATRHAPVRPNPAILAMVQDRSRQKRWLSTNGFPVGDYRDVTSLEQLSGAHRELGALVVKANHGGYDGRSQVRVADAKEVERAWTDLGHRASVAERALDLRSEISVLVARRPSGEVRVYPPALNFHERQILAWSVLPAPIDAALAARAEEIARGIAGALSLEGILAVEMFVLDNDELLVNELAPRPHNSFHETEVACSTSQFEQIVRAVCDLPLGDTRVLRPGAIHNLFGDLWLEHDGPPPFERALARPGVRLHLYGKPGPRPGRKMGHLSAVGDTADDALSRVRAAADALVAPPT; encoded by the coding sequence GTGATCCCGCCCGGATCGACCATCGGCATCCTCGGCGGCGGGCAGTTGGGCCGCATGACCGCGATGGCGGCGCGAACACTCGGCTACCACGTTCACGTGCTCGACCCCGACGCGAACTGCGCGGCGAGCGCCGTGGCCGACCGCGTCGTCGCGGGAAAATTCGACGACGCCGACGCGGCCGCCGATCTCGCGCGCCAATGCGACGTCGTCACGCTCGAGATCGAGCAGATCGGCGCCGACGCGCTCGCCGCCGCGACGAGACACGCGCCCGTTCGCCCGAACCCCGCGATTCTCGCCATGGTGCAGGACCGGTCACGACAGAAACGGTGGCTCTCGACGAATGGCTTTCCCGTCGGCGACTATCGCGACGTGACGTCGCTCGAGCAGCTGAGCGGCGCGCATCGAGAGCTTGGCGCTCTCGTCGTGAAAGCGAATCACGGCGGATACGACGGCCGCAGCCAGGTGCGTGTCGCCGATGCGAAGGAAGTCGAGCGCGCCTGGACCGACCTCGGCCATCGCGCATCGGTGGCTGAGCGCGCGCTCGATCTGCGATCGGAAATCTCCGTTCTCGTCGCGCGGCGCCCGAGCGGCGAGGTCCGCGTCTATCCGCCGGCGCTCAACTTTCACGAACGCCAGATTCTCGCGTGGTCCGTGTTGCCGGCGCCGATCGACGCCGCGCTCGCCGCGCGCGCCGAGGAGATCGCCCGCGGGATCGCCGGCGCGCTTTCGCTCGAAGGCATTCTCGCGGTCGAGATGTTCGTACTCGACAACGACGAGCTCCTCGTGAACGAGCTCGCTCCACGGCCGCACAATTCGTTTCACGAGACCGAAGTGGCGTGCTCGACCAGCCAGTTCGAGCAGATCGTGCGCGCCGTGTGCGATCTTCCCCTCGGCGATACGCGTGTGCTGCGCCCGGGCGCGATCCACAATTTGTTTGGCGATCTCTGGCTGGAGCACGACGGGCCGCCGCCGTTCGAGCGCGCTCTCGCGCGACCGGGTGTGCGCCTTCATCTCTATGGAAAGCCGGGCCCGAGGCCGGGCCGCAAGATGGGTCATCTGTCGGCCGTCGGCGATACGGCGGACGATGCACTGTCGCGCGTTCGCGCCGCCGCCGATGCGCTCGTCGCACCGCCAACCTGA
- a CDS encoding di-trans,poly-cis-decaprenylcistransferase, whose product MKRPSAGPAGLPEECKGIHVGIIMDGNGRWAGARGMPRTAGHRAGVRVARDIVEAAARAGVGTLTLYAFSSDNWRRPASEVSTLMRLLRRSLAVESKRCIDNGIRLTIVGRRDRLLPPLVAAIEDAERATARGANLHLRIAIDYSARESIMRAATRANGQQLSAAQFDRLLAEVNHDTVQAGDVDLLIRTGGEQRLSDFMLWECAYAELYFTDRMWPEFTESELHHALHEFAGRERRFGGVPAQAAS is encoded by the coding sequence ATGAAGCGACCGAGCGCTGGTCCGGCCGGACTCCCCGAGGAATGCAAGGGGATCCACGTCGGCATCATCATGGACGGCAACGGCCGATGGGCCGGGGCGCGCGGGATGCCGCGCACGGCGGGGCACCGCGCCGGAGTTCGCGTGGCTCGCGACATCGTCGAAGCGGCGGCGCGGGCCGGCGTGGGCACGCTGACGCTCTATGCGTTCTCGTCGGACAATTGGCGCCGTCCGGCATCCGAGGTGTCGACGCTGATGCGGCTGCTCCGCCGGTCGTTGGCGGTCGAGTCGAAGCGGTGCATCGACAACGGCATTCGTCTCACGATCGTTGGCCGCCGTGACCGGCTTCTGCCGCCGCTCGTGGCGGCGATCGAGGACGCCGAGCGGGCGACGGCGCGCGGCGCGAATCTGCATCTTCGCATCGCCATCGACTATTCCGCCCGCGAGTCGATCATGCGCGCGGCCACGCGCGCCAACGGGCAGCAATTGAGCGCCGCGCAGTTCGACCGGCTGCTTGCCGAAGTCAATCACGACACGGTGCAAGCCGGCGACGTGGACTTACTGATTCGTACGGGAGGAGAGCAACGCCTGAGCGATTTCATGCTCTGGGAATGCGCGTACGCGGAACTCTACTTCACCGACCGTATGTGGCCCGAGTTCACCGAGAGCGAGTTGCACCACGCGCTCCACGAATTCGCGGGCCGTGAGCGGCGATTCGGCGGCGTTCCGGCACAAGCGGCAAGCTGA